A genomic segment from Deltaproteobacteria bacterium encodes:
- a CDS encoding hydantoinase B/oxoprolinase family protein, giving the protein MPLASRPKTLRALRPRAGKPAPRPRPARAGRATAADPITTEIILGAFETICYEMATHVSLTATTPILNQSNERNATILDGTGQLAALSVGIPQFMLSSTLPVRFAVEFFGDGGLFEGDVLV; this is encoded by the coding sequence ATGCCCCTCGCCTCTCGCCCGAAGACCCTGCGCGCCCTCCGCCCGCGCGCGGGCAAGCCCGCGCCGCGGCCGCGCCCCGCCCGCGCCGGGCGCGCCACCGCCGCCGACCCCATCACCACCGAGATCATCCTCGGTGCCTTCGAGACCATCTGCTACGAGATGGCGACGCACGTGAGCCTCACGGCCACCACGCCCATTCTCAACCAGTCGAACGAGCGCAACGCGACCATCCTCGACGGCACCGGGCAGCTCGCCGCACTCAGCGTCGGCATCCCGCAGTTCATGCTGTCCTCGACGCTGCCGGTGCGCTTCGCGGTCGAGTTCTTCGGCGACGGCGGGCTCTTCGAGGGCGACGTGCTGGT
- a CDS encoding Zn-ribbon domain-containing OB-fold protein, which yields MFVIEKPLPAVTEDGAPYWEGCRAGELRAQRCAACGHLRWPPSVLCPRCLAEGGTWVRLSGRGTIYSFIVVHRPQHPAFFEDVPYNVVIVELEEGIRLHSNVVGCTNEALRVGMPVEVVFDKVNDEVTLPRFRPLR from the coding sequence ATGTTCGTCATCGAGAAGCCGCTGCCGGCGGTGACCGAGGACGGCGCCCCCTACTGGGAGGGCTGCCGCGCGGGCGAGCTGCGGGCGCAGCGCTGCGCCGCGTGCGGGCACCTCCGCTGGCCGCCTAGCGTCCTCTGCCCCCGCTGCCTCGCCGAGGGCGGGACGTGGGTCCGGCTCTCGGGTCGCGGGACGATCTACTCGTTCATCGTCGTCCACCGCCCGCAGCACCCCGCCTTCTTCGAGGACGTGCCTTACAACGTCGTCATCGTCGAGCTGGAGGAGGGCATCCGCCTGCACTCGAACGTGGTCGGGTGCACGAACGAAGCTCTCCGTGTCGGAATGCCGGTCGAGGTGGTGTTCGACAAGGTGAACGACGAGGTGACGCTGCCGCGGTTCCGGCCGCTGCGGTAG
- a CDS encoding alpha/beta fold hydrolase, producing the protein MAAARILEPALAETRADHARGPPELAAHQRPAPAPRLLPRHRRGRGGDRDERRAGAGPAAEAGPGRGPGAGALLRDHPPLGRWARRRPRGGRGRVPDGGLHGRRHRRGAALRRLHAARRARAGGLRVCHLGGRGRLRRGGRARPGRAAPGQYGGRAPLRGPPLRLRSRRRGGAPDPRHVALPGAGGRALHGDGVRRRAARAAAHGRLHGGGAERMTARDITVDGIRLHVAEAGQGPGLVLLHGLSATHANWEYTIPAFADRWRVVAPDLPGHGRSAKPDAPYTIDFYAGVIRSLGRALGIDEAVVIGNSLGGQIAVELGLAYPAWTRALVLAAPAGRFGAGVQAMRWAIGAAAHPAVLRLALPWALERSVHDPSLPACRARRRILMERLVADDYPGFARAITRSLVGSIAAGRQPLGQLTQPTLVVWGHNDRLVGPSGSRRILRELPHARLAVLERCGHLPMLEQPHAFNRAVADFLRAVEGAPLARARRATGAG; encoded by the coding sequence ATGGCGGCGGCACGCATCCTCGAACCCGCTCTCGCAGAAACGCGAGCCGATCACGCTCGAGGACCACCAGAGCTCGCGGCTCATCAACGACCCGCTCCGGCTCCTCGACTGCTGCCTCGTCACCGACGGGGGCGGGGCGGTGATCGTGACGAGCGTCGAGCGGGCGCGGGACCTGCGGCGGAAGCCGGCCCTGGTCGCGGGCCTGGGGCAGGTGCACTCCTCCGAGATCATCCGCCCCTGGGACGATGGGCGCGACGGCGGCCGCGAGGCGGCCGAGGCCGCGTACCGGATGGCGGGCTGCACGGCAGGCGACATCGACGTGGTGCAGCTCTACGACGGCTTCACGCCGCTCGTCGTGCACGAGCTGGTGGCCTACGGGTTTGCCACCTGGGAGGACGTGGGCGCCTTCGTCGAGGCGGGCGAGCTCGACCTGGGCGGGCGGCTCCCGGCCAATACGGCGGGCGGGCTCCTCTCCGAGGGCCACCTCTCCGGCTTCGGTCACGTCGCCGAGGCGGTGCGCCAGATCCGCGGCACGTCGCACTGCCAGGTGCCGGAGGTCGAGCTCTCCATGGTGACGGGGTACGGCGGCGCGCCGCACGAGCCGCCGCCCACGGTCGCCTACACGGTGGCGGTGCTGAGCGGATGACGGCGCGCGACATCACCGTCGACGGCATTCGCCTGCACGTGGCGGAGGCGGGGCAGGGGCCCGGGCTCGTGCTCCTCCACGGCCTCAGCGCCACGCACGCGAACTGGGAGTACACCATCCCCGCGTTCGCCGACCGCTGGCGCGTGGTTGCGCCCGACCTCCCCGGGCACGGCCGCTCGGCCAAGCCCGACGCGCCGTACACCATCGACTTCTACGCCGGCGTGATCCGGAGCCTCGGGCGTGCGCTCGGCATCGACGAGGCGGTCGTGATCGGGAACTCGCTCGGGGGACAGATCGCGGTCGAGCTGGGGCTCGCCTACCCCGCCTGGACGCGTGCCCTCGTGCTCGCGGCGCCCGCGGGCCGATTCGGCGCGGGCGTGCAGGCGATGCGCTGGGCGATCGGGGCGGCGGCGCACCCCGCCGTGCTGCGCCTCGCGCTCCCGTGGGCGCTCGAGCGGTCCGTCCACGATCCGTCGCTCCCCGCCTGCCGTGCGCGGCGCCGCATCCTGATGGAGCGCCTGGTCGCCGACGACTACCCGGGCTTCGCGCGCGCCATCACCCGCTCGCTGGTCGGCTCGATCGCCGCCGGCCGCCAGCCGCTCGGCCAGCTCACCCAGCCGACGCTCGTCGTCTGGGGCCACAACGACCGGCTGGTCGGGCCTTCCGGCAGCCGCCGCATCCTGCGCGAGCTGCCGCACGCGCGCCTCGCCGTGCTCGAGCGCTGCGGGCATCTCCCCATGCTCGAGCAGCCGCACGCGTTCAACCGCGCCGTGGCCGACTTCCTCCGCGCGGTCGAGGGGGCGCCGCTGGCGCGGGCGCGGCGGGCGACCGGGGCCGGCTGA
- a CDS encoding dehydratase translates to MIPALDPKTVAVGQELPPLVKGPITREDLKAYAAASGDPNPMHTDDEFARTAGYPGVFAHGMLSMGYLGELLVQAAGVGAVRRFKTRFAKLTWPGDVITCRGRVTRVADQGAERLVECEIWTENQAGERKLVGSATLALRQA, encoded by the coding sequence GTGATTCCCGCCCTCGATCCCAAGACCGTCGCCGTGGGGCAGGAGCTGCCGCCCCTCGTGAAGGGCCCGATCACGCGCGAGGACCTGAAGGCGTATGCCGCGGCCTCGGGCGATCCGAACCCCATGCACACCGACGACGAGTTCGCGCGCACCGCCGGTTACCCCGGCGTCTTCGCGCACGGGATGCTCTCGATGGGCTACCTGGGCGAGCTCCTGGTGCAGGCGGCCGGCGTGGGCGCGGTCCGCAGGTTCAAGACGCGCTTCGCCAAGCTCACCTGGCCGGGCGACGTGATCACCTGCCGCGGGCGCGTGACGCGCGTCGCGGACCAGGGCGCCGAGCGCCTCGTCGAGTGCGAGATCTGGACCGAGAACCAGGCGGGGGAGCGGAAGCTGGTCGGCAGCGCGACGCTCGCGCTCCGGCAGGCTTAG
- a CDS encoding MaoC family dehydratase yields MPSKAMIGRVLSTGSATVQAEHVAAFARALGDANPLYVDPEAARRGPFGTIVAPPTYPIAFMTQALAGGADVFLELGLDFMTLVHGEQEFEYARPVKAGETLTLTGRIADVYEKQGSNGVLDFAVLETEAVDEAGQPVFFSRNTLISRRT; encoded by the coding sequence ATGCCGTCGAAGGCGATGATCGGGCGCGTGCTCTCGACCGGAAGTGCGACCGTGCAGGCCGAGCACGTGGCCGCGTTCGCGCGCGCCCTGGGCGACGCGAACCCGCTCTATGTCGACCCCGAGGCGGCTCGCCGCGGTCCGTTCGGGACGATCGTCGCCCCACCCACCTACCCGATCGCCTTCATGACGCAGGCGCTGGCGGGCGGCGCGGACGTGTTCCTGGAGCTCGGGCTCGACTTCATGACCCTCGTCCACGGCGAGCAGGAGTTCGAGTACGCGCGTCCCGTGAAGGCCGGCGAGACCCTCACGCTCACCGGCCGCATCGCCGACGTCTACGAGAAGCAGGGCTCGAACGGCGTCCTCGACTTCGCGGTGCTCGAGACCGAGGCGGTGGACGAGGCCGGCCAGCCGGTCTTCTTCTCGCGCAACACGCTCATCTCGCGGAGGACGTGA
- a CDS encoding SDR family oxidoreductase yields MRLRDRVAIITGAAQGIGKAYALRFAREGAHVVAADLRDDQARAVATECAALGPEALGARVDIADEASTRALAEATVARFGRVDVLVNNAAIYYDLDRTENTLAYFNRVLSVNLTGAWLMSRAVERFMKRQRKGKIIHQSSTAAYLGNVGMVDTEDPEKPMPPFHYSIAKIGIAGLTKYMAGALGPWGINVNAIAPGVTMTEATRKIVPEEIASALVMFSALRRALQPEDLTGTAVFLASADSDLMTGQVLVVDGGMIMLG; encoded by the coding sequence GTGCGCCTGCGCGACCGCGTCGCGATCATCACGGGGGCCGCGCAGGGCATCGGCAAGGCCTACGCGCTGCGCTTCGCGCGCGAGGGCGCACACGTCGTGGCCGCGGACCTCCGCGACGACCAGGCGCGCGCCGTGGCCACCGAGTGCGCGGCGCTCGGCCCCGAGGCGCTGGGCGCGCGCGTCGACATCGCCGACGAGGCCAGCACGCGGGCGCTCGCCGAGGCGACCGTCGCGCGCTTCGGGCGCGTCGACGTGCTGGTCAACAACGCGGCCATCTACTACGACCTCGACCGCACCGAGAACACGCTCGCCTACTTCAACCGCGTGCTCTCCGTGAACCTGACCGGCGCCTGGCTCATGAGCCGCGCCGTCGAGCGCTTCATGAAGCGGCAGCGAAAGGGGAAGATCATCCACCAGTCGTCGACCGCCGCCTATCTCGGCAACGTGGGGATGGTCGACACCGAGGATCCCGAGAAACCCATGCCGCCCTTCCACTACAGCATCGCCAAGATCGGCATCGCGGGCCTCACCAAGTACATGGCCGGCGCCCTCGGCCCGTGGGGCATCAACGTGAACGCGATCGCCCCGGGCGTCACCATGACCGAGGCGACCAGGAAGATCGTGCCGGAGGAGATCGCGAGCGCGCTCGTCATGTTCAGCGCGCTGCGCCGGGCGCTCCAGCCCGAGGACCTGACCGGGACGGCGGTTTTCCTCGCCTCCGCCGACTCCGACCTGATGACGGGTCAGGTGCTGGTGGTCGACGGCGGCATGATCATGCTCGGCTGA
- a CDS encoding DUF971 domain-containing protein, whose amino-acid sequence MPGPRSPDATHIEKLTEVGRYALGVVWADRHDSILPFRSLRRACPCETCTAAPQADLPPEAERLARVEVLGDRSLFLGWADGHESVLLLEEVRALCRCARCAGEPEYPISGR is encoded by the coding sequence ATGCCGGGCCCGCGCTCGCCGGACGCCACCCACATCGAGAAGCTCACCGAGGTCGGTCGCTACGCGCTGGGTGTCGTGTGGGCAGACCGGCACGACAGCATCCTGCCCTTCCGGAGCCTGCGCCGCGCCTGCCCGTGCGAGACCTGCACGGCGGCGCCGCAGGCGGATCTGCCGCCCGAGGCGGAGCGTCTCGCGCGCGTCGAGGTGCTCGGCGACCGAAGCCTCTTCCTCGGCTGGGCCGACGGGCACGAGAGCGTGCTCCTGCTCGAGGAGGTGCGTGCGCTCTGCCGTTGCGCGCGCTGCGCCGGCGAGCCCGAGTACCCGATCTCGGGTCGCTAG
- a CDS encoding DUF4340 domain-containing protein — protein MRRTLVLAALVALGTVLVLLVRAPVRPRGQLAVRGHRVFGVGRHAVRGIDVVLEGRRFSARRRAEGWEIDGRRASAGTAEALDDLLTAVVGLRAVDSFRSRDAASFGLERPRGTVEVATARGARRLVIGDMNAGASALYARRLGDPRVLEVGTGFLTDLERIFFNRDGPR, from the coding sequence CTGCGCCGCACGCTGGTCCTCGCGGCCCTCGTCGCCCTGGGCACCGTGCTCGTTCTGCTGGTGCGCGCGCCGGTGCGCCCGCGGGGTCAGCTCGCGGTGCGCGGGCACCGTGTCTTCGGCGTCGGGAGGCACGCGGTGCGCGGCATCGACGTGGTGCTCGAGGGGCGGCGCTTCAGCGCCCGGCGGAGGGCCGAGGGCTGGGAGATCGACGGCCGGCGCGCGTCGGCGGGGACAGCCGAGGCACTCGACGATCTCCTGACGGCGGTGGTCGGGCTGCGCGCCGTGGACTCGTTTCGCAGCCGCGACGCGGCGTCGTTCGGCCTCGAGCGGCCGCGCGGCACGGTCGAGGTGGCGACCGCGCGCGGCGCGCGCCGGCTGGTGATCGGCGACATGAACGCGGGGGCCAGCGCCCTCTACGCGCGCCGCTTGGGCGATCCCCGCGTCCTCGAGGTCGGCACGGGGTTCCTGACCGACCTGGAGCGCATCTTCTTCAACCGCGACGGGCCGCGCTAG
- a CDS encoding ABC transporter ATP-binding protein, with protein sequence MIEVRDLTKTFGAVEAVRGISFRVDAGEIVGFLGPNGAGKTTTLRILAGIFPPTGGEVRIAGRDPARDPLACRRAVGYFPEYAPFYPDLRVEGYLRFVARMKRIPRAERARAVAEVLAWCGLEGVARRRVGTLSKGYRQRVGLAQALCGNPPILILDEPTIGLDPEQVVEVRDLVRALGGQRTVFFSSHILAEVAALCERVIVVARGRLVGEGTPRELAERVGRRQRVVLRVEGPAEAVAAALAAIPGVERVAREADAFVLEAAAQGDAARAAGEAMAARGWAIRELRAETPDLEEIFLHLVRDGERPPA encoded by the coding sequence ATGATCGAGGTGCGCGACCTGACCAAGACGTTCGGCGCGGTGGAGGCGGTGCGCGGCATCTCGTTCCGGGTGGATGCGGGCGAGATCGTCGGCTTCCTCGGGCCGAACGGCGCCGGCAAGACGACCACCCTGCGCATCCTGGCCGGCATCTTCCCGCCCACCGGCGGCGAGGTGCGCATCGCCGGCCGCGATCCCGCGCGCGACCCGCTCGCCTGCCGGCGCGCGGTCGGCTACTTCCCGGAGTACGCGCCCTTCTACCCGGATCTCCGCGTCGAGGGGTACCTCCGCTTCGTCGCGCGCATGAAGCGCATCCCGCGGGCGGAGCGCGCGCGCGCCGTCGCCGAGGTGCTCGCCTGGTGCGGCCTGGAGGGCGTCGCCCGCCGGCGCGTGGGGACGCTCTCCAAGGGCTACCGCCAGCGCGTCGGCCTGGCGCAGGCCCTGTGCGGGAACCCGCCCATCCTGATCCTCGACGAGCCGACCATCGGCCTCGACCCGGAGCAGGTGGTGGAGGTGCGGGACCTGGTCCGCGCCCTCGGCGGCCAGCGGACCGTCTTCTTCTCGAGCCACATCCTCGCCGAGGTGGCGGCGCTCTGCGAGCGCGTGATCGTGGTCGCGCGCGGCCGGCTGGTGGGGGAGGGCACGCCGCGCGAGCTCGCCGAGCGCGTCGGCCGCCGGCAGCGGGTCGTGCTCCGGGTCGAGGGGCCGGCGGAGGCCGTGGCGGCGGCGCTGGCGGCGATCCCCGGCGTCGAGCGCGTCGCGCGGGAAGCGGACGCCTTCGTGCTCGAGGCCGCCGCGCAGGGCGACGCGGCGCGGGCCGCCGGCGAGGCGATGGCGGCCCGGGGCTGGGCGATCCGCGAGCTGCGCGCGGAGACGCCCGACCTGGAGGAGATCTTCCTCCACCTGGTGCGCGATGGAGAGCGGCCGCCGGCATGA